From a region of the Lactuca sativa cultivar Salinas chromosome 4, Lsat_Salinas_v11, whole genome shotgun sequence genome:
- the LOC111880102 gene encoding RNA-binding KH domain-containing protein RCF3 has product MAGQKNDYGKKSHYQPDFHGNEGGNRTDERESHGIGPEDTVYRYLCPSRKIGSIIGRGGEIVKQLRLDTQAKIRINESIPGCEERVVIIYSSSEETNSFGDNNDLVSPAQDALFKVHDRIVIEEDEFDESQQITVRMLVPSDQIGCVIGKGGQVIQNIRSETHAQIRILSNEHLPNCALNSDELLQISGDTIVVRKALYQLASRLHENPSRSQHLLLSSPSLHRGGYMGPHSGAPPVGLVSLMGPYGNNGGDWREFSLRFVCPTDNIGAVIGKGGVIIKQMRQESGANIKVDSSSAEGDDCLITVSAKEVFEDSSPTIDAAMRLQPRCSEKSEKDSGVFVITTRLLVPSSRIGCLIGKGGAIISEMRNLTRANIRILNTENLPKVASEDEEMVQITGDINAASSALLQVTTRLRANVFEMSMEMADGSRYGNSRGRGNLSHSGRYDQDLPPGDGYGGPQSQVSGSGYGAYSGRPASGRASSPNPIAHGKHHGY; this is encoded by the exons ATGGCTGGACAGAAGAACGACTATGGGAAAAAATCCCATTATCAACCTgatttccatggaaatgaaggAGGCAACAGAACAGATGAGAGGGAATCACATGGTATTGGGCCAGAAGATACAGTGTATCGTTACTTATGTCCTAGTAGAAAAATTGGAAGCATAATTGGAAGAGGTGGAGAAATAGTAAAGCAATTAAGATTAGACACTCAAGCCAAGATTAGAATCAATGAATCCATTCCAGGATGTGAAGAGCGTGTTGTCATCATCTACAGTTCAAGTGAAGAAACAAACAGTTTTGGAGATAACAATGATCTTGTTTCACCTGCACAGGATGCTCTGTTTAAGGTCCATGACAGAATTGTTATTGAAGAAGATGAGTTTGATGAAAGTCAACAAATTACTGTGAGAATGCTTGTTCCTTCTGATCAAATTGGATGTGTGATTGGAAAAGGTGGACAAGTTATCCAAAACATACGTAGTGAAACACACGCACAAATCCGTATTCTAAGCAATGAACATCTTCCAAATTGTGCATTGAATTCTGATGAACTTCTCCAG ATAAGTGGGGACACTATAGTTGTAAGGAAAGCTTTATATCAATTAGCATCTCGCCTCCATGAAAATCCATCAAGATCTCAACATCTACTATTGTCATCACCGAGTCTTCATAGAGGAGGGTACATGGGCCCACATTCCGGGGCCCCACCTGTGGGTTTAGTCTCTTTAATGGGTCCTTATGGGAATAATGGAGGGGATTGGAGGGAATTCTCACTTCGTTTTGTTTGTCCAACTGATAACATTGGAGCTGTGATTGGAAAAGGTGGTGTGATTATCAAACAGATGAGGCAAGAATCTGGTGCTAACATTAAAGTTGATAGTTCTTCTGCTGAAGGAGATGATTGTCTCATAACCGTATCTGCAAAAGAG gTGTTTGAAGATTCATCTCCAACAATTGATGCAGCTATGCGTTTGCAGCCTCGATGCAGTGAGAAAAGTGAAAAAGATTCTGGAGTTTTTGTAATCACTACTCGTTTGCTTGTTCCAAGTTCAAGAATCGGATGTTTAATTGGTAAAGGTGGAGCCATTATTTCTGAAATGAGAAATTTAACAAGAGCAAATATTCGTATTTTGAACACCGAAAATCTCCCCAAAGTTGCATCTGAAGATGAAGAAATGGTCCAg ATAACTGGAGACATTAATGCTGCAAGTAGTGCGCTTTTACAAGTGACTACACGATTAAGAGCAAATGTGTTTGAAATGTCAATGGAAATGGCGGATGGATCAAGATATGGAAATTCCCGTGGACGTGGGAATTTGTCTCATTCCGGAAGATATGATCAGGATTTGCCACCGGGCGACGGTTATGGTGGGCCCCAGTCCCAG gTTTCCGGGAGTGGTTATGGTGCTTACTCTGGTCGCCCTGCTAGTGGCag GGCATCTAGTCCGAATCCCATTGCTCATGGAAAACATCATGGCTATTAA
- the LOC111880524 gene encoding uncharacterized protein LOC111880524 yields MPRRYVRINNNTAAPPPPPQPKINSTAFQATVSVAITAALAHIHNGNNGSGNGQGTGSSNHGMNQVPTKACTYKDFYNAKPQTFNGTGGVITLKRWIEKTESVFEICECPEENRVKFVACMFVDQALSWWNGHVGALTVPVANIISWEELKEMLLAEYCPHGEIQKLEQELWNLTVQNSDIEAYIARFIELTLLCPGMITSEGKKIERFIWGTLLQPTLKHLIVQNV; encoded by the coding sequence ATGCCTCGAAGATATGTGCGCATAAACAACAATACGGctgcaccaccgccaccaccacaacCAAAGATAAACTCTACTGCTTTTCAGGCAACAGTCTCGGTTGCTATCACTGCAGCGTTGGCTCACATccacaatggaaacaatggaAGTGGAAATGGCCAAGGAACAGGAAGCTCTAATCATGGAATGAATCAAGTGCCTACAAAAGCATGCACCTATAAAGATTTTTATAATGCGAAGCCCCAAACATTCAACGGAACCGGTGGGGTGATAACCTTAAAACGCTGGATCGAGAAGACCGAGTCCGTCTTCGAAATTTGTGAATGTCCGGAAGAAAATAGAGTGAAGTTTGTGGCCTGTATGTTTGTTGATCAAGCCCtatcatggtggaatggccatgttggGGCCTTAACAGTTCCAGTTGCAAATATCATCTCGTGGGAGGAACTCAAGGAGATGTTGTTGGCTGAATATTGTCCCCATGGGGAAATACAGAAGCTGGAACAGGAGTTATGGAATCTTACTGTGCAAAACTCAGATATTGAAGCCTATATCGCTAGGTTCATCGAGCTGACACTTCTGTGTCCGGGAATGATAACCtcggagggaaagaaaatcgaacgcTTTATTTGGGGAACATTATTGCAGCCAACCTTGAAACATTTGATAGTGCAAAACGTTTAG